Proteins from one Salmo salar chromosome ssa07, Ssal_v3.1, whole genome shotgun sequence genomic window:
- the glt8d2 gene encoding glycosyltransferase 8 domain-containing protein 2, translating into MALLRKINHILLMMLVLIVCLLLHSKLFRGPSRPKLKRTETRKDPERAPKVPVEKAAEGEDDIPVVICAAEERMGGAMATINSIYSNTDASVFFYIVTLRDAIKLTRQYIEKTKLKGIKYKILEFNPMVLKGKVKPDSSRPDLLHPLNFVRFYLPLLDISHKRVIYLDDDVIVQGDIKDLYHTKLEKGHAAAFATDCDLPSTHEMVRSVGMQTTYMGFLDYRKQEVRDLGINPSDCSFNPGVFVADIGEWKKQKITKQLENWMQENLKKNIYSSAMAGGVATPPMLIVFHDKYTIIDPLWHVRHLGWSPDARYSETFLQGAHLLHWNGRFKPWDYPCVHLDLWEKWFIPDPTGKFSLVRPEGKI; encoded by the exons ATGGCTCTTTTGAGGAAAA TAAACCATATCCTGCTCATGATGCTGGTTCTCATAGTGTGTCTACTCCTGCACAGTAAGCTGTTCAGAGGCCCGTCTCGGCCCAAACTCAAACGCACAG AAACCAGGAAGGACCCAGAGCGTGCACCCAAAGTTCCTGTAGAGAAGGCTGCGGAGGGAGAGGATGACATCCCAGTGGTCATCTGTGCTGCGGAGGAACGAATGGGCGGTGCCATGGCAACCATCAACAGCATCTATAGCAACACAGATGCCAGCGTGTTCTTCTATATTGTCACTCTTCGTGATGCCATCAAGCTGACAAG ACAGTACATAGAGAAGACCAAGCTGAAGGGAATCAAGTATAAGATTCTAGAGTTCAACCCCATGGTTCTGAAAGGGAAGGTGAAACCAGACTCCTCCCGACCAGACCTGCTGCAtcca CTGAACTTTGTGCGCTTTTACTTGCCGCTCCTTGATATCAGCCACAAGAGGGTGATCTACTTAGACGACGATGTAATTGTGCAAG GTGACATCAAGGACCTGTACCATACCAAGTTGGAGAAAGGCCATGCTGCTGCCTTCGCCACAGACTGTGACCTGCCCTCTACCCATGAGATGGTGCGCAGCGTGGGCATGCAG ACAACGTACATGGGCTtcctggactacaggaaacaggaagtgagAGACCTGGGGATCAACCCCAGCGACTGCTCCTTCAACCCTGGGGTGTTTGTGGCCGACATTGGAGAGTGGAAGAAACAGAAGATCACCAAACAGCTGGAGAACTGGATGCAGGAGAACTTAAA GAAAAACATATACAGCAGTGCCATGGCAGGGGGTGTGGCGACTCCTCCTATGCTGATCGTGTTCCATGACAAATACACAATCATCGATCCTCTGTGGCACGTCCGACACCTGG GCTGGAGCCCGGACGCCCGCTACTCTGAGACCTTCCTCCAGGGGGCACACCTGCTGCACTGGAACGGCCGCTTCAAGCCCTGGGACTACCCCTGTGTCCACCTGGACCTGTGGGAGAAGTGGTTCATCCCAGATCCCACCGGGAAATTCTCGTTGGTACGGCCCGAGGGCAAAATCTGA